A single window of Halobacterium jilantaiense DNA harbors:
- the btuC gene encoding vitamin B12 ABC transporter permease BtuC yields the protein MSVYTRATVWTVASAGLLVAVALVSATIGHASISLPEVALAALDVFAVPSSVSVAFRDHAVPALGGVPWPAFDVGYTSPLHFAVPDTKQYIVGQLRLPRIVLGATVGASLAISGAVMQGFFRNPMADPSIVGVSSGAAVGAVAAITAPTVVTIGIQPAAFVGALVAAFTVYLVATENGRTPVATLLLAGVAVQTLLGAFTSFLIVNSGREIREAMYWMMGNLHGSRWHEAEAALPVVVLGSLALLAYARDMNVLLAGEEDAHTLGVEVERTKRLLLAVASVVTAAAVSFAGAIGFVGLIVPHGVRLVVGPDHRVLLPVSAFVGGAFLVAADTIARSGAGNLPVGIVTAFVGAPFFLYLLRDREVHAL from the coding sequence ATGAGCGTCTACACCAGGGCGACGGTCTGGACCGTGGCGTCGGCCGGGCTGCTCGTCGCCGTCGCCCTGGTGAGCGCCACCATCGGTCACGCCTCCATCTCGCTGCCGGAGGTCGCGCTCGCCGCTCTCGACGTGTTCGCCGTTCCCTCCTCGGTCTCGGTCGCGTTCCGCGACCACGCCGTCCCCGCGCTCGGCGGCGTCCCCTGGCCCGCGTTCGATGTCGGCTACACGTCGCCGCTGCACTTCGCCGTCCCCGACACCAAGCAGTACATCGTCGGGCAACTCCGCCTCCCCCGCATCGTGCTCGGCGCGACCGTCGGTGCCTCGCTCGCCATCTCGGGGGCCGTCATGCAGGGGTTCTTCCGGAATCCGATGGCAGACCCCTCCATCGTCGGCGTCTCCTCGGGTGCCGCCGTCGGCGCTGTCGCCGCCATCACGGCCCCCACGGTCGTCACCATCGGCATCCAGCCCGCCGCCTTCGTCGGCGCGCTCGTCGCCGCGTTCACCGTCTACCTCGTCGCCACCGAGAACGGCCGCACGCCCGTCGCCACGCTGCTGCTCGCGGGCGTCGCCGTCCAGACGCTGCTCGGCGCGTTCACCTCCTTTCTCATCGTGAACTCCGGCCGGGAGATTCGGGAGGCGATGTACTGGATGATGGGGAACCTCCACGGCAGCCGCTGGCACGAGGCCGAGGCCGCGCTCCCGGTCGTCGTCCTCGGCAGCCTCGCCCTGCTCGCGTACGCCCGTGACATGAACGTCCTGCTGGCCGGCGAGGAGGACGCCCACACGCTCGGCGTCGAGGTCGAACGCACCAAGCGCCTCCTCCTGGCGGTCGCCAGCGTCGTCACCGCCGCGGCCGTCTCGTTCGCGGGCGCAATCGGCTTCGTCGGGCTCATCGTCCCGCACGGCGTCCGCCTCGTCGTCGGCCCCGACCACCGCGTCCTGCTGCCCGTCAGCGCCTTCGTCGGCGGCGCGTTCCTCGTCGCCGCCGACACCATCGCCCGGTCGGGCGCGGGGAACCTCCCGGTCGGCATCGTCACCGCGTTCGTCGGCGCGCCCTTCTTCCTCTACCTGCTCCGCGACCGGGAGGTGCACGCGCTGTGA
- a CDS encoding heme ABC transporter ATP-binding protein — translation MTLDVSGVDVSLAGTRILDDVSTTVPDGRLVGVVGPNGAGKSTLLRAMNGVVDPDAGTVLVDGEAVHDLSSKAASRRIATVPQDTHVSFDFTVRQTVEMGRHPHQPRFGSDSDPDAVDRAMERAEVAQFADRDVTSLSGGEKQRVLLARALAQDAPILLLDEPTASLDVNHQVRTLELVRGLADSDDRAVVAAIHDLDLAARYCDELVLVADGEVLDSGLPRDVLTPEAIRSAFDARVAVGTDPATGSPTVTPLPDADADLDARVHVLGGGDTATPLVRELVDAGAAVSVGPVVAGDTDHETAERFGLDCVTVDPFGPPGDEADARAREHVAAADAVVVAADAADWGANASLRSAAERAVVVGETALGDAGTASTRVATGDVADAVAALDDAGGRPAVADGGSD, via the coding sequence GTGACCCTCGACGTCTCCGGCGTCGACGTGTCTCTCGCCGGCACCCGGATTCTGGACGACGTGAGCACGACCGTTCCGGACGGCCGGCTCGTCGGCGTCGTCGGCCCGAACGGCGCGGGCAAGTCGACGCTGCTGCGCGCGATGAACGGCGTCGTCGACCCCGACGCCGGCACGGTGCTGGTCGACGGCGAGGCTGTCCACGACCTCTCCTCGAAGGCCGCCAGCCGCCGCATCGCGACCGTTCCGCAGGACACGCACGTCTCCTTCGACTTCACCGTCCGGCAGACCGTCGAGATGGGGCGACACCCCCACCAGCCCCGGTTCGGGAGCGACAGCGACCCGGACGCGGTCGACCGCGCGATGGAGCGCGCAGAAGTCGCGCAGTTCGCCGACCGGGACGTGACCTCGCTGTCCGGCGGCGAGAAACAGCGCGTCCTGCTGGCTCGCGCGCTCGCTCAGGACGCCCCGATCCTGCTGCTGGACGAGCCGACGGCGAGCCTGGACGTGAACCACCAGGTGCGCACGCTCGAACTCGTCCGGGGGCTCGCCGACAGCGACGACCGGGCCGTCGTCGCCGCCATCCACGACCTCGACCTCGCCGCACGGTACTGCGACGAACTCGTGCTGGTCGCCGACGGCGAAGTACTGGACAGCGGCCTGCCCCGGGACGTACTCACACCCGAGGCAATCCGGTCGGCCTTCGACGCCCGGGTGGCCGTCGGCACCGACCCGGCGACCGGGTCCCCGACTGTGACACCGCTGCCGGACGCCGACGCCGACCTCGACGCTCGCGTCCACGTCCTCGGCGGCGGCGACACCGCGACCCCGCTCGTCCGGGAACTGGTCGACGCCGGCGCGGCCGTCTCCGTCGGGCCGGTCGTGGCTGGCGACACCGACCACGAGACCGCCGAGCGATTCGGCCTCGACTGCGTCACCGTCGACCCGTTCGGGCCGCCGGGTGACGAAGCGGACGCCCGGGCCCGCGAGCACGTCGCGGCCGCGGACGCCGTCGTCGTGGCCGCCGACGCCGCCGACTGGGGCGCGAACGCGAGTCTCCGGAGCGCGGCCGAACGCGCCGTCGTCGTCGGTGAGACGGCCCTCGGCGACGCGGGCACCGCCAGCACTCGGGTCGCGACGGGCGACGTGGCGGACGCGGTCGCCGCGCTCGACGACGCCGGGGGGCGACCCGCAGTCGCGGACGGCGGCAGCGACTGA